Proteins encoded by one window of Candidatus Neomarinimicrobiota bacterium:
- the secF gene encoding protein translocase subunit SecF, which produces MRLLTNVNIDFLGKRKLAAYLSLTLIAVGLLSLIIRGGPKLGIDFTGGTLAQLQFETPLETGQVRQLLLEGGFDRPIIQRFGADNEVLVRLAAGDVGEDFRERLQTALAGLTFEVRRLESVGPKIGGELRGKALQAILFALLGILIYISLRFDRYYAVGAVVALAHDVLITLGVFSLLDLEIDLAIVAAFLTIVGYSLNDTIVVFDRIRENVKLHRKDDFFFTVNRSVNQTLSRTIITSLTTLMVVLMLYLMGGEVIKYFAFALIVGVLVGTYSSIYVASPLMAMLEVRAQARSSA; this is translated from the coding sequence ATGCGTTTACTTACCAACGTCAACATTGACTTTCTCGGCAAGCGCAAGCTTGCGGCCTATCTCTCGCTGACCCTGATCGCGGTGGGTCTGCTGTCGCTGATCATCCGGGGAGGGCCCAAACTGGGCATCGATTTTACGGGTGGCACGCTGGCCCAACTGCAGTTTGAAACTCCCCTGGAAACGGGTCAGGTGCGCCAGCTGCTCCTTGAGGGCGGCTTCGATCGACCGATCATACAGCGGTTCGGGGCCGACAACGAAGTGCTGGTCCGGCTGGCCGCCGGTGATGTGGGCGAGGACTTCCGCGAGCGTCTGCAGACTGCCCTGGCGGGGCTGACATTCGAGGTTCGCCGGCTGGAGTCGGTGGGCCCCAAGATAGGGGGGGAGCTGCGGGGCAAGGCCCTACAGGCGATCCTGTTTGCTCTGCTGGGCATCCTCATCTACATCTCCCTGCGCTTTGACCGCTACTACGCGGTGGGCGCGGTGGTCGCCCTGGCACACGATGTCCTGATTACCCTGGGGGTTTTTTCGCTGCTCGACCTGGAAATTGATCTGGCCATTGTCGCCGCATTCCTGACCATTGTGGGCTACTCGCTGAACGACACAATCGTTGTATTTGACCGCATCCGCGAGAACGTCAAGCTGCACCGCAAGGATGATTTCTTTTTTACCGTTAACCGCTCCGTGAACCAAACCCTCAGCCGCACCATCATTACCTCGCTCACCACTTTGATGGTGGTACTCATGCTCTACCTGATGGGTGGCGAGGTCATCAAATATTTTGCCTTTGCGCTCATCGTGGGCGTGCTGGTGGGGACCTACTCTTCTATCTATGTCGCCAGCCCTCTGATGGCCATGCTGGAGGTCAGGGCCCAGGCCCGATCCAGCGCATAG
- the secD gene encoding protein translocase subunit SecD yields MLPLPSLRLAIIGLVFTWVIYAILPTLQYRALSEEDKDARRTAGSLEALEHRIISLGLDLQGGIHLVLEVDIPSLVRTLAKNKDALFDDVLNQTAAEALDSDSDFFTIFSARAEENSLRLIRHFSEFGSRTPDIIAALRLEADDAVDRALEIIRNRVDQFGVSEPTIQKAGGKRIIVELAGVQDPAQARSLIQNTALLEFNILQDLGVGRDVMLKIDEALRAAGSPPEQPAADDTETPADTLEDALAAILGGGGDAPAAVGGLAISQEVLGERPFTGYIFNVGNDFVVASRHRHAVDALLERPESKVAVPTDGVFMWSNRSEVLPATGVDDEFYTLYYLNREPSLTGGVITEAKANIGSLGSNAANQPVVNLSMNSEGERTWARVTGANVGRRVAIVLDKRVHMAPEIRGKIPGGQTEISGMKDMDEAKLIAIVLRAGSLPAPVDIIEERAVGPSLGQDSISSGFRAALYGGLLVIAFMIFYYKGSGLVATLALTFNILVVLAALASLRATLTLPGIAGLILTVGMAVDANVLIFERIREELDKGKSIRAAIDSGYARATVTIIDANVTTILAALVLFQFGTGPIKGFAVTLFWGILASMFTAIFMTRTIFMVRTRNPKVKTLSI; encoded by the coding sequence ATGCTGCCCCTGCCATCCTTGCGTCTCGCTATCATCGGCCTGGTATTCACGTGGGTAATTTACGCCATTCTCCCTACGCTACAGTACCGTGCACTTTCCGAAGAAGACAAAGATGCGCGCCGAACCGCAGGATCGCTTGAGGCCCTTGAGCACAGGATCATCAGCCTGGGGTTGGACCTCCAGGGTGGTATTCACCTTGTTCTGGAAGTGGACATACCCAGCCTCGTCCGGACGCTGGCCAAGAACAAGGATGCCCTGTTCGATGATGTTCTGAACCAGACCGCCGCGGAGGCGCTGGACTCCGACAGTGATTTCTTCACCATTTTTAGTGCCCGGGCTGAGGAAAATAGCCTGCGACTCATCCGGCATTTCAGCGAATTTGGCAGCCGGACTCCAGACATCATTGCCGCCCTGCGCCTCGAGGCCGATGATGCCGTGGACCGGGCCCTGGAGATCATCCGCAACCGGGTGGACCAGTTCGGCGTGTCCGAGCCTACCATCCAGAAGGCGGGTGGGAAGCGCATTATTGTGGAGTTGGCCGGTGTGCAGGATCCCGCGCAGGCCCGGAGTCTTATCCAGAATACAGCCTTGCTGGAGTTCAATATCCTCCAAGATCTGGGGGTGGGCCGAGATGTGATGCTGAAGATTGACGAGGCGTTGCGGGCTGCAGGCTCGCCCCCGGAACAACCCGCCGCCGATGACACTGAAACGCCAGCCGATACGCTGGAGGACGCCTTGGCGGCGATACTGGGTGGTGGTGGCGATGCGCCTGCCGCGGTGGGTGGCCTCGCCATCTCGCAGGAAGTCTTGGGTGAGCGTCCATTTACCGGCTACATATTTAATGTGGGGAACGACTTCGTGGTGGCCTCCCGCCACCGCCACGCGGTGGATGCGCTGCTGGAGCGGCCCGAATCGAAGGTTGCTGTACCGACTGACGGCGTGTTCATGTGGAGCAACCGGTCAGAGGTCTTGCCGGCCACCGGCGTCGATGACGAATTCTATACCCTGTACTATCTCAATCGCGAACCCAGTCTGACGGGCGGGGTCATCACTGAGGCCAAGGCCAACATCGGCTCTCTGGGAAGCAACGCGGCCAACCAGCCGGTGGTTAACCTCAGCATGAATAGCGAAGGGGAGCGCACCTGGGCCCGGGTGACGGGCGCGAACGTGGGCCGCCGCGTAGCCATTGTACTGGATAAGAGGGTTCACATGGCGCCCGAAATCCGCGGCAAGATTCCCGGCGGCCAGACGGAGATCTCGGGCATGAAGGATATGGACGAGGCCAAGCTCATCGCCATCGTTCTGCGGGCTGGCTCCCTCCCGGCGCCGGTGGACATCATCGAAGAGCGGGCCGTTGGCCCCAGCCTCGGCCAGGACTCCATCTCCAGCGGTTTCAGGGCGGCGCTGTATGGCGGCCTGCTGGTGATCGCCTTCATGATATTTTATTACAAGGGCAGCGGCTTGGTTGCCACGCTGGCACTGACCTTCAATATTCTGGTGGTGCTGGCCGCACTTGCCTCCCTCAGGGCCACCCTGACCCTGCCTGGCATTGCCGGGTTGATCCTCACCGTCGGCATGGCTGTGGATGCCAATGTCCTGATCTTTGAGCGCATTCGGGAGGAACTGGACAAGGGCAAGTCCATCCGCGCCGCCATCGACAGCGGCTATGCCCGGGCCACCGTCACCATCATCGACGCTAATGTCACCACCATCCTGGCCGCCCTGGTACTGTTTCAGTTCGGTACGGGGCCCATAAAAGGCTTTGCCGTCACGCTGTTCTGGGGCATTCTGGCGTCCATGTTTACGGCCATATTCATGACCAGGACGATCTTTATGGTGCGTACCCGGAATCCCAAGGTCAAGACGCTGAGCATCTAG